The bacterium genome contains the following window.
TTCGCCCGACCGTTTCGCCGGCATCTTTCAGCGATCCGCCGTACCCCATTGCCAGAAGAAGGTCAACAACAAGTTGCTCGAAAAATCTTGGTGCGCATTCTCTGACGGCCTGCAATATGTCGTGGGCGAGCGCGGCGCGAAGCTTCTGATATCCGGAATCAATCATTTCCTCGGGCGCGCCAAGCTCTGGCGAAACTGGCTCCTCTTCTTTTGCGCCGCCACCTTTCATTGAAGCAAGCCAGTCGCTGTATTGTGGTATTTGTTCCAACGCTTTTTTCTCAACTCGCCCGTTGTGTTTCTTGAGAAATGCTGTCCCTTTTTCGTTGATTTTAATAAAACCGCGCTTTGGACGATCGATGAGTCCAGCCTTATAGAGAAAGATGTTCGCCCAGTGTACGAGCGTTTCGTGCTTTGTGTATTTGCCCGATGCGGTTGTCTCGCGCATTTGCTCTGGCTTTAGATTCAATTTATCAGCAATGCCCCCGACCATGTCTTTACGATGACGTGTCGTCCCATCGGTGAGAACATTCAG
Protein-coding sequences here:
- a CDS encoding restriction endonuclease produces the protein MAIPAFEDYLTAFLNVLTDGTTRHRKDMVGGIADKLNLKPEQMRETTASGKYTKHETLVHWANIFLYKAGLIDRPKRGFIKINEKGTAFLKKHNGRVEKKALEQIPQYSDWLASMKGGGAKEEEPVSPELGAPEEMIDSGYQKLRAALAHDILQAVRECAPRFFEQLVVDLLLAMGYGGSLKDAGETVGRTGDGGIDGIIKEDKLGLDVIYVQAKRWENVVGRPIVQAFAGSLEGQRAKKGVMITTSTFTSDAREFVKHIEKKIVLIDGRELAELMIDHNLGVSTVATYEVKKIDSDYFEEEI